TGCAGCCACCCAAAGTGAGGTTCGACTTTGAAGACAAAGCTTTCGATTTTCTCTTATCCTTTTGGTATTTCCTAACACTCTCCATAAACCAGTTATGACTAAATGATGCCCAATTAAAATTCCTCACATCGCTAGGAACAAGCAGAGAGCCCAAATATTTAGTGCTAGGGTAGGTGCTTGAATTTGGACACAAAAACCTTGAGAGAAACACAACCATAAAGCAGATGAAATATTTCTCATTTGGAAGATCATTAGTAAGGAGCAGCTTGCCAAACTGTTTGATAGTAGGCAGCTCAGAAAAACCCATCAATGAGAGAAATTGCTCCTTTGACCCCTCAAAATCACCTTTCACTTCCAAAGCAGAATTTTCTAGCCCAATGACTTCAGAAAAACCGTGTGCACCGAGGTGAATAACACCACTCTCAACAACAATGTCGCCACTATCTGGCTGGATGTGATCAGCTATCCACTGAGAAAAAGACCGAGGGGCACTAGAAGAATTGATGTGAAACACAAAGGGAAATCCATAATCACCAATAATGTGTCTCTTGTCGGAATGAATACTATTAATAATATGAGACAACCATGCCAAATTCCCCCTATTACTAGCCTTTTTATGATCATCCAACTGATCGGCCTGATGACTCTTTTGCCTCTATCAAATAAAGAacatataaattaaataaggAACACGACGACTAGATGAACGGCTAGGGACACCAATGAAGcataacaaacaaaaatgaaataacagaagaacaaaagaagaagtggCGTGCTAGCTTTTGATTAGTGACACTCAGCATCGCTGCATTTTCGCTTTTTGCGAAAGCATGATTTGAGCtgccaaaaaggaaaagaataaAGAATAGCAATAAAAGTCTGAAAATCTTCAAGTTTTACTAAAGTGACAAATTGAGTTATCCATAAGATCAAAGTTTCATACCAGTGCACTTATATTGTCAATGATCAAATCAGTGTCTGTTTCCTCACCGGATGAATAACCAACCTGAAGAAACAGATAAAAAAAGGATGCATATAAttaaatgaacaaaaaaataatatttaaccCTACCACCGCCCCCACCACCATTTGCAGAGAATCACTCACTGCATCGGCTGCTGCTGGGCCACCAACATTTGCAGCTCCGACCCAATTAGAAGGGACGAAATCAGAGAACTCAGAATTAGAGTCTGAACTTAAACCATCATCATCGCAGCCAACGTCAATGTCAGACATCGTGCCCCCTACAAAAAATGGACGAGAAGCAAACACCAAAATCAGTTAGCAGGAAAATCCAACTTAACATGCTTCCAATTTCATACTTTACAGCTAttcaaaaaacagaaaaaccaCCAAAAATCATTAGAGAAGAgaactaacaaaaaaaagcagaTATAGAGCAAACAACATGTTAGAAAAAGGAATTGCAAATCACATTAACGGATATTAGTAACTTTTTTACAAAATGGGATTGATTTTACTTAGCTACCTATTACCTGTTAGCTAAAATTAGAACGAACAATCCAAAGTGACAACGCAATGAAAATGATATGAATACCAAAAGGGGACAAAAAACACAAACCACATAGTGGACGCTGCATTTACAATTGCATTACAATGCTGGTTCGAGAGACACATTAAAAACATGAATCATCGACCacatcatgaaaaaaaaactcatggAAAAAGCGACACATTGATCAAACACCAGTTCTCATCCGAGAACAGACCACAGCCAAATGAAGTTAATCAACTACACACCCACTGAAAAAAATGCAACTATCCACCACACATGCATTACAGTTGCCATGGAATGCAGAAAACCAAAAAAGGATGGGATGCCTATAATTCATCCATGTAATTATCGCGTTGATCAATTACagcagggaaaaaaaaaagcatccTTGCTATCAGAAAAGCAGAAAGCAAACAAATGTTGACAGGAGGATGCAAAAGGGAAAGGGAATCCCTGCAGCTCATCATGATCAACAAAAAACTGAACAACATTGCAGTAACTCAAAAAAGCTGATCATGCAAGGAGGCCGctaaaactgaaaaaaaatcatagtgTGCGCaagttgataaaaaaaatcagatgcAAAAATGCATATTGGTATAATTACGCTAACATTTATAGAacactgcaaaaaaaattggggaAATGCAATTTGCTCAACTTAGTACAGTCAAGTTCATATGCCCCCTTAATTACTCATGAATTGCTAATTGAAAAATGCAACTGAGGTCTGCAATTGCTCTTGTATATAAGGAGTTAAGTATATTTGACACACAAAAAATAGATTGGCACTACTCTGCTTAAGCTGCTGCATGAGCTGCAGAAGTTCAGTTGTGTACTGAAAAACACATAATAACCTCACAAAATCAGAACCTAGAGCAACCACTACATCACAATAGCAAGGGGGCGCAAAACAGTGCAGCTAACTTTCATGTCCTGCTAACCCAACAAAGTGGCATCAGGTGCCGGATGAAAAATCATCATATAAGCAGAATAAAAAGCAACACAAACCCAACAACACATAATTTCACACCGAACGAACCCCCAAAAATCTGTAGCTGCCATCCTTTATCTATCTAAATTCACAAATCTAACCCACACTACATCACAAAAacagcgggggggggggggggggggggttaacCACGTGCATCTATCGCCTCTAATTGCAAATGTTGCAAAACCCTCCTTAAACCTACCCAATCTCCGCATCCATATCTATCTGAATTCAGACTAAAAACACCATGGGGCGCAGTACCCAAATCACTACAAGCAAAAAGGCGCGTGGCTGGCTGAGGCACACAAAAATCTGTGCGAAGATAGAACAGGATGGCTCACCAAAACACTGCTCACAAACACATCCACGAGCAAAAAGATGGGGACTCCCCGTTCCTGTCATCTCCTATCAAAATCAAATCAGCACATAAGGCAACTGCAGGCGCGAACCATGGCTATAAAGGGAGAAAAATCATCAATGACAAGGTGAAAACAACCATGAAACATAGCAAAATCCGCTCCAAAATCTCAGACGCCGGCGAGCAAAAACACAGCAACATGCCTACGAGCAGCTCAGAGCACCTCCCCCTTTACTGCTTTCACATACAGTGCGCGACAACCCCGCACAGAAATTGGCCACCCAACCACATCGAAATCCATGCAGCaaggcacaaaaaaaaagagagaaagagctCACCCCGATAGAGGAGGCAAAAagctggccgccggcgagaccAGATCCAACACCGCCCCCTCCTTCCGCTGTTTCGCACGAAATTAAACCACGGTGAGGCCGACAAAAAGAGACTGCGAACTCGGTATGAGAGGGAGGGTTAGAGAGGGATGGGGACAACGGTTGGACTCACCGGACAGCGGCGGCTCGAACGAAATCCCTgccggcgacgagggaggTCAGAAATCGCCTCTCCCCACCCACCCCCCGCCCCCCTCTCCCCAACCTTTTGCGAGCAATGAGACAAGACGGGCGTGGATTTCAAAAACCAAGCGGAAACGGTTGGAGGAAAAAGCCATAAAACCAAAAACAGAAAGGGACTCCAGCGACGCGAATCACAAAGAAAGAAACGAATCGAACGGCAGAGAGCGTCGCCTGCTTTCAAAGAATAAACCAGGCGCCTGGTATATGGTATATAGCAAAACGGAAATCAAAATTACTACTTCTAAAAAGAGACATTGAAATTCGTTGTAATCTAAGCATCCGTTACTAATCACGCCACAGATTCCCACCGTCGGAACGCAGACAAATACAGAAGGCGCCCCATACTCTAGCGCATATCGCCCCGGATCCCCATTGTTTTCTACGTCTCCAAGGCAATAAGCTGCATTTTGCTCAAAAAATAGAGGCAAGCTGTAAGCTGGCCTTGCTTCCCGGCCTCGTGAGTACTACTACACAACTCATCAATTTGAGAATACATCTTTTTCAGGCGCAGACAAACATCTGCCGTTGTTGGGcatggacgccgccggctCATCCTCGCCGATGCACATCGTCATCTTCCCGTGGCTCGCCTCCGGCCACCTGCTCCCCTGCCTCGAGCTCGCCGAGCGCCTGGCCGCGCGGGGCCACCTCGTGTCCTTTGTCTCCACCCCGCGCAACCTCGCGCGCCTCCCGCCGGTCAGCCCCGCGCTGGCGCCGCTCGTCGACCTCGTCGCTTTGCCGCTCCCGCGAGTCGCCGGCCTCCCGGACGGCGCCGAGTCCACCGCCGACGTCCCGGCCGACAAGTTCGATCTCCACAGGCAGGCCTTCGACGGCCTCGCCGCGCCCTTCGCCGCGTTCCTCGACGCCGACGttggcaagaagaagaagcctgACTGGATCGTGGCCGACTTCGTGCACCActgggtcgccgccgccgctcaggAGCGCGAGGTGCCGTGCGCCATGCTTGTCCCGTGCGCCGCAGCCGTCGCGGTCTTGGCCGGCCCACCTCCGGAGTCGATATCCAACGCGGACGAACGGCAGGTGATCGTCAAGGTCATGGACGCGGCGCCGAGGTTTGAGGCAGAGCAAGCCATGGAGGAGTTCGCCGCCGAAGACGCCTCGGGGTCATCATCGGGGCTGTCCGTCCTTAGCCGCTTCTACATGACGTTGAAGCGGTGCAAGGTCGTGGCCCTGCGGAGCTGCCCCGAGCTAGAGCCCGACGCGTTCCCGCTCCTGACAAGGCTCTACGGCAAGCCGGCCGTCCCCCTCGgcctgctcccgccgccgcccaacgGAACCCGCTCCCGCGGCATGGACGACGAAGCAATCATCCGATGGCTGAACGCACAGCCGGCCAGCTCGGTCGTCTACGTGGCGCTGGGGAGCGAGGCGCCGTTGCGGGCCGAGCTGCTCCGCGAGCTGGCCCACGGGCTGGAGCTCGCCGGGACGCGCTTCCTCTGGGCCCTGAGGAAGCCCGTCGGCGTCCAAGACGGAGACAGCGTCCTTCCAGACGGCTTCGTGGAGCGCACCAGCAGGCGTGGGCTCGTGGTCGCGCGGTGGGTTTCTCAGGTGAGCATACTGGCGcacggcgccgtgggcgcgtTCCTGACGCACTGCGGATGGGGCTCGGTCGTGGAGGGGCTCCAGTTCGGGCGCCCGCTCATCATGCTGCCCATCGCCGGTGATCAGGGCCCGAACGCCCGGCTcatggaggagaggaaggtCGGAGTCTCTGTGCCGAGGGACGAGAAGGATGGGTCGTTTACTCGAGGTGGTGTCGCCGGAGCTATTCGGGCCGttgtggtggaggaggacgggAGGCTGTTCGCGGCAAATGCCGAGAAGCTTCGAGAGATCGTGGCCAGCAGGGAGTGCCACGAGAGGTGCATCGACGGGTTCATTCAGCATTTAAGATGTTGTAAGTAGTGAAAGGAAATTCGTTTTGAGCTATTTCATCGCCGAGAAAAGGGGCTCCTCGAGCGCTTGGTTTGCAAATGAAATTGCGACGTGATTTGGTTCAAATCAAATCGATTACTCAGTAGCCAAAGTTGGAAAAAGTTGTCACGCAcccccaaaattttgttttgcgaAATGAATGCCAACGAAATTGTACGGTCGATGTTACCAACTGTTGAAAGTTTTAGCAGGCCGCTGGACACACACCGGTGATCAATCGAAGGCCAGGAccattaatttttttctaagataattttgtactccctccatccagaaaaatatgtttcaactttgacaTATACGTTTGCTAAGAGAATTCGGATTCTACTAGACAACCGGTGCAAGGCCCAgtgtgcttttttttaataaaaataacaaGCTTATTTTCGGCCCGACCCTGCCCGGTTGGTCCACGGCCGTGACGACGGCCCTGTGCCTCTTTAATGCCATATTTTGAACAGACGCTGAAATCAGCCCATAGAAAAAGAACTCATGTACAGACGTCTAAATCAACAAATTAGTACATCCCATCCAACCATAGAATCCTCTAAAATTAATAAATATCCAACCATAGAAGAATGGACTGATTTTTTCGGAAAATAAAGCAGTCGACTGTCGTGTAGCTAGACTTTAATTTTCGTGTTGCTCCATGTTTGTGACGTTGGTTCGGGTCTAAGGTATACAGCTTTCTTCTAGAGTGATTCCTATGTTAGTAGCAGTAGCGTACAACATTGGTACATATCACATATGGGTTGTTGCCATGCCTGGTGCACGTCGCGCCGCGATAGCCAACATCAACTCCCCACCGGTGGCTACCTATAAGTCCAGCCCGCCGCGATGCCGATGATCTACACTAGCTGCCCGGAGTAAAAGCTCACTCGCCACTCGGCGTACGGCGCACCGCTGTCCTCCCGTGACCTTTCCTCCTGCTACCGCTACCGGTAATCTTTCCCTCGCCCACACGCACGGATCGATGGACGCCGACGACTCCTCCCCGCTGCACATCGTCGTCTTCCCGTGGCTCGCCTTCGGCCACCTGCTCCCCTTCCTGGAGCTCGCGGAGCGCCTGGCGGACCGCGGCCACCGCCTCTCCTACGTCTCCACGCCCCGCAACATCAGCCGCCTCCCGCAGGCCGTGGCGCCGCTCGTCGACCTGGTGTCCCTGCCGCTCCCTCGCGTGGACGGCCTCCCCGAGGGAGCCGAGGCCACCACCGACCTGCCGCCCGACAAGTACGAGCTCCTCCAGAAGGCCTCCGACGGCCTCGCCCCGCCGTTCGCCGCATTCCTCGACGCGCACAAGCCCGACTGGGTCATCCTCGACAGCTTCCACTACCTGGCCGCGGCAGCCGCCCTCGACCGGAAGGTGCCGTCGGCGATGCTCATCCTGTGCTCCGCCGCGACGTCGGCTCTCTTCGGCCTGCCGCGCGTGTCCCGTGACGTGCGCCAGGACATCGGGGCGTCGCTGGTCCAGCGCTTCATGTTTACCTGCGAGAGCTGCACGATCGTCGCGAAGCGGTGTTGCGTGGAGCTGGAGCCGGAGTCCGTGCCGCTCCTGTCCAAGATCTTCGGCAAGCCGGTGTCCCCTATCggcctgctgccgccgcctcttgCGGGCGTAGGCACCCTTCGTCGCAGCCTGAGGACGAacggcgcggcgccggcggccggaggaggacacGGCGCCGATGACGCGCCACTCATGTCCTGGCTCGACCGACAGCCGGCCAAGTCCGTGGTCTTCGTCGCGCTGGGAAGCGAAGCGCCGCTGAGCAGGGTCCTGCTGCACGAGCTGGCTCTGGGCCTGGAGATCGCCGGAACGCGCTTCCTCTGGGCTCTGAGGAAGCCCGACGGCGTCCTTGACGCGGACATCGTCCTTCCTCCTGGCTTCGAGGAGCGCACCCATGGCCGTGGGCTCGTGGCGCTGGGGCTGGTTCCCCAGACCACGATACTGGCGCACGCCTCCGTGTGCGCGTTCCTGACGCACTGCGGGTGGAGCTCCACCATCGAGGGGATGCAGTATGGGCACCCGCTCATCATGCTGCCGTTCTTCGGAGACCAAGGGCCGAATGCTCGGCTTATGGAGGCGAAGAAGGTGGGAGTGCAGGTGGCAAGAAACGACAAGGATGGATCGTTCGACCGGGAAGGCGTCGCGGCAGCGGTTCGtgccgtcgccgtggaggaagAGAGCAGTACGGTCTTTGCGGCTAACGCCAGGAAGCTACAAGAGCTTGTTACGGACACTGCATGCCATGACAGGTGCATCGATGAGTTCATTCGGCAAATGAGATCTTATAAGGAGTGATGGCTTCTGGAAATATGCATTGGAAATATGGTATTGTAGTACAaaattgatttttattttttgagcgAGAAAATATGGTAGTCCatccgtcctgaaataagcgACGCGTGAATTTGCATAAGAAactatacaaattcatgtcacCTATTTTctgacggagagagtacatcaTTAACAATTAACAGTGATCTGTTCGACGCCCACTTAgacatattttcatattgtCGCTATCTTTCGAATGCATGTCTCTAGAAGCTACCACTTCTCATGAGATCTCAATTGCTGGAGTATCTCGTCGATACACCTCTCATAGTCATGGCAATCGATGTCAGCAACAAGGTCTTGTAACTTCTTCAGTCACACAGCGAGCGCCTGAAGTTATTCAAAAACATCTGGTGATGACCCGCAAACAAAATTCATCTGTTcatccttgttttcctgctgttttcttttttcttttttaaaataaGATGCTCGTTCATTTGGGGTGGTTGTTTTCATCGCCCCTGGTGTGTAATAGTGATCGACTGTTCGACACCCACTAGgactcgtttttttttttttggctttgtGTTGCTAACTGGTCGTTTAACTCTCACCGTTTTGAACCTGAATTTCCATTAATTCGGCCGCAAATGCAGgtcttaaaaaaaagcaaaaagtAGTTCTTTTTGTCCATCAATTTGTCGCAAAGTTCATTTTCCGTTCTGtcgttgttgttctcgacaacaattagagtaaggggtgtcAATGTtcgatggcacaagtacgTATAAAGATGGGGCGTGTACGCcagccttatagcgaaggtcgctctacacttggacaagttaacacgtcgatattttttgaataagtTCTGTCGACCTGCGGTACTACTAAATCCTATTTTAGGAAAGGCTttgagggggttgttagccaagtgATTGGGCCGAACGGATCTTCCCAACACACCTTTTgcgagagattcgtcggggccgcctcatACTTGGACCGAATGAgactttccaagtatcgaggttacgATAGtttcggaactctaacccaaccacTTCTCTTTCGAGCCCACGCTAACCGAAGTAGCGTGGAGTCTCGAAACTAAAGTCCCCTaaaaggcttcctcgaggccggtTGACTTTTAGTCGAAAGCGGAgctcgagagcgaaccttagagggagtaCCCTatccctctccccttgagtttattcaagttgagagttaATGGTACATGTCCTcatgggggtatttatagcccaggggttcatgacaaaatACCATGACTTCCCTtcagggagagagaaaagtgtgAGGTAAAGTGATAAATGTAGCTTCT
This is a stretch of genomic DNA from Brachypodium distachyon strain Bd21 chromosome 1, Brachypodium_distachyon_v3.0, whole genome shotgun sequence. It encodes these proteins:
- the LOC100828434 gene encoding UDP-glycosyltransferase 91D1 codes for the protein MDADDSSPLHIVVFPWLAFGHLLPFLELAERLADRGHRLSYVSTPRNISRLPQAVAPLVDLVSLPLPRVDGLPEGAEATTDLPPDKYELLQKASDGLAPPFAAFLDAHKPDWVILDSFHYLAAAAALDRKVPSAMLILCSAATSALFGLPRVSRDVRQDIGASLVQRFMFTCESCTIVAKRCCVELEPESVPLLSKIFGKPVSPIGLLPPPLAGVGTLRRSLRTNGAAPAAGGGHGADDAPLMSWLDRQPAKSVVFVALGSEAPLSRVLLHELALGLEIAGTRFLWALRKPDGVLDADIVLPPGFEERTHGRGLVALGLVPQTTILAHASVCAFLTHCGWSSTIEGMQYGHPLIMLPFFGDQGPNARLMEAKKVGVQVARNDKDGSFDREGVAAAVRAVAVEEESSTVFAANARKLQELVTDTACHDRCIDEFIRQMRSYKE
- the LOC100828134 gene encoding UDP-glycosyltransferase 91B1 codes for the protein MDAAGSSSPMHIVIFPWLASGHLLPCLELAERLAARGHLVSFVSTPRNLARLPPVSPALAPLVDLVALPLPRVAGLPDGAESTADVPADKFDLHRQAFDGLAAPFAAFLDADVGKKKKPDWIVADFVHHWVAAAAQEREVPCAMLVPCAAAVAVLAGPPPESISNADERQVIVKVMDAAPRFEAEQAMEEFAAEDASGSSSGLSVLSRFYMTLKRCKVVALRSCPELEPDAFPLLTRLYGKPAVPLGLLPPPPNGTRSRGMDDEAIIRWLNAQPASSVVYVALGSEAPLRAELLRELAHGLELAGTRFLWALRKPVGVQDGDSVLPDGFVERTSRRGLVVARWVSQVSILAHGAVGAFLTHCGWGSVVEGLQFGRPLIMLPIAGDQGPNARLMEERKVGVSVPRDEKDGSFTRGGVAGAIRAVVVEEDGRLFAANAEKLREIVASRECHERCIDGFIQHLRCCK